The Bryobacteraceae bacterium genome includes a window with the following:
- a CDS encoding permease gives MVEGPALLVLTLGAVVLLLLLILVLKLHAFFSLLLVSMVLGLGSGMAPLRVLKSMQTGFGDALGFIAVVVALGSVIGRMLEHSGGGRALADWLLAKTGPKHAVWAVFFAAFLIGLPIFFEVGFIILIPLVYSLTRESGRSLLYFGLPAAAALTVTHAMVPPHPAPAAAAQLLGADMGKAILYGAALSVPMALIGGMGYGLWIAGRMHVPVPDSAPVAAPAQRGSNSAPHPMLVALVLVLPVILIFAASVAEMTQAAGLAAFQFLGHPFTALMIAALAAMAWFGLRRGLNRDGVLKLAEEALKPLGSLLAIIGGGGAFKQIIMDSGAGAYGGRLLAESAVSPLIVAYLVAFGLRVAQGSATVAIITAGGIVAPLFKGLPGHSPEILLLALCAGGTALSHVNDAGFWLVNQCFGLSVPDTLRSWTVMKVITSAVGIACVLLVHRLLG, from the coding sequence ATGGTCGAGGGCCCTGCGCTGCTCGTGCTCACGCTCGGCGCGGTGGTCCTGCTGCTGTTGCTGATCCTCGTTCTCAAGCTCCACGCGTTCTTCTCGCTCCTGCTCGTCAGCATGGTCCTCGGCCTTGGCTCGGGCATGGCGCCGTTGCGCGTGCTGAAGTCCATGCAGACGGGTTTCGGCGACGCGCTCGGCTTCATTGCGGTGGTGGTTGCGCTGGGATCCGTGATCGGGCGGATGCTGGAGCATTCCGGGGGCGGGCGCGCACTGGCGGACTGGCTGCTGGCGAAAACAGGGCCGAAGCACGCCGTGTGGGCGGTCTTCTTTGCGGCGTTTCTGATCGGGCTGCCGATCTTTTTCGAGGTTGGCTTCATTATTCTGATCCCGCTGGTCTACAGCCTGACGCGCGAATCGGGCAGGAGCCTGCTGTATTTCGGCCTGCCGGCGGCCGCAGCGCTGACCGTGACGCACGCGATGGTGCCGCCGCATCCGGCGCCCGCGGCGGCGGCGCAGCTGCTGGGAGCGGACATGGGGAAAGCCATTCTGTATGGCGCGGCGCTTTCCGTTCCGATGGCGCTGATCGGAGGCATGGGGTACGGGCTGTGGATCGCGGGGCGCATGCACGTGCCGGTTCCTGATTCCGCGCCCGTGGCAGCGCCTGCACAGCGGGGTTCGAACAGCGCCCCGCATCCGATGCTGGTGGCTCTGGTGCTGGTGCTGCCCGTGATCCTGATCTTTGCGGCGAGTGTCGCCGAGATGACGCAGGCAGCGGGGCTGGCCGCTTTTCAATTTCTCGGACACCCGTTCACGGCGCTGATGATCGCGGCGCTGGCGGCCATGGCGTGGTTCGGATTGCGGCGCGGACTGAACCGCGATGGCGTGCTGAAGCTGGCGGAGGAGGCGCTGAAGCCGCTGGGAAGCCTGCTGGCGATCATCGGCGGCGGCGGCGCATTCAAGCAGATCATCATGGACAGCGGCGCGGGGGCTTACGGCGGGCGGCTGCTGGCGGAGAGCGCGGTGTCGCCGCTGATCGTGGCGTACCTTGTGGCGTTCGGGCTGCGGGTGGCGCAGGGTTCGGCGACGGTGGCCATCATCACGGCAGGCGGAATTGTCGCGCCTCTCTTCAAAGGGCTGCCGGGCCATTCGCCCGAAATCCTGCTGCTGGCGCTGTGCGCGGGAGGCACGGCTCTGTCGCACGTCAACGATGCCGGGTTCTGGCTGGTGAACCAGTGCTTCGGACTCAGCGTGCCGGACACGCTGCGCAGCTGGACGGTGATGAAGGTGATCACTTCCGCCGTCGGCATCGCCTGCGTGCTTCTCGTCCATCGCCTGCTCGGATAG
- a CDS encoding angiotensin-converting enzyme, with protein MNRSLVLAAILAATGCRTAPTVEEARQFLERAESELLQLSNEASQAAWVQSTYITLDTEALAAKANERLISASVRLAKEAAKYEKASLPEDLQRKLKLLKLAITLPAPSDPAEAAEMTKLAAGLESAYGKGKYCPGGDEKKCLNIDEITRIMATSRDPEQLLEVWQGWHSIAPPMKKDFARVVEIANKGARELGFADTGALWRSGYDMPPEEFSRELDRLWEQVKPLYEQLHAYVRWKLREKYGASAVPENGPIPAHLLGNIWAQQWDNLYPELAPKGADPGYDLTAILKRRNTTPVDMVKYGERFFTSLSFEPLPPTFWERSMFTRPRDRDVVCHASAWDVDNVDDLRIKMCIEINADDFNVIHHELGHNFYQRAYNRQPFLFRAGANDGFHEAVGDTIALSITPEYLVKIGLLDRAPDASKDLGLLMARALDKVAFLPFGLLIDQWRWKVFSGEVKPEQYNRAWWELRRKYQGVAPASERGEEFFDAGAKYHVPANVPYTRYFLAHILQFQFHKALSDAAGCTGPVHRCSIYDNKEAGRRLKEMLEMGASRPWQEALEKVTGTRQMDAGAIRAYFKPLEDWLTEQNKGKPVGW; from the coding sequence ATGAACCGTTCCCTTGTCCTTGCGGCCATTCTCGCGGCCACCGGCTGCCGCACCGCGCCCACCGTGGAGGAGGCGCGCCAGTTTCTCGAAAGAGCGGAGAGCGAGCTGCTGCAGCTCTCGAACGAGGCATCGCAGGCGGCGTGGGTGCAGTCGACTTACATCACGCTCGACACGGAGGCGCTGGCGGCGAAGGCCAACGAGCGCCTGATTTCGGCCAGCGTCCGCCTGGCCAAGGAAGCGGCGAAATACGAGAAAGCGTCTCTGCCCGAAGATCTGCAGCGGAAGCTCAAACTGCTGAAGCTGGCCATCACGCTGCCTGCGCCGTCGGATCCTGCCGAAGCCGCCGAGATGACGAAGCTGGCGGCGGGGCTGGAGTCCGCGTACGGCAAGGGCAAATACTGTCCCGGCGGAGACGAGAAGAAGTGCCTGAACATCGATGAAATCACGCGGATCATGGCGACGAGCCGCGATCCGGAACAGCTGCTGGAAGTGTGGCAGGGCTGGCACTCGATTGCGCCGCCCATGAAGAAGGATTTCGCGCGCGTGGTGGAGATCGCCAACAAAGGCGCGCGCGAGCTGGGGTTTGCCGACACAGGCGCGCTGTGGCGCAGCGGGTACGACATGCCGCCCGAGGAGTTCTCGCGCGAGCTGGACCGCCTGTGGGAACAGGTGAAGCCGCTGTATGAACAGCTCCACGCCTACGTCCGATGGAAGCTGCGCGAGAAGTACGGTGCGTCCGCCGTGCCTGAAAACGGTCCGATTCCGGCGCACCTGCTCGGCAACATCTGGGCGCAGCAGTGGGACAACCTGTATCCGGAACTGGCGCCGAAGGGGGCTGATCCGGGCTACGACCTGACTGCAATCCTCAAGCGGCGCAACACGACGCCCGTGGACATGGTGAAGTACGGCGAGCGGTTCTTTACGTCGCTCAGCTTCGAGCCGCTGCCGCCGACGTTCTGGGAGCGCTCGATGTTCACGCGCCCGCGCGACCGCGACGTTGTCTGCCACGCCTCGGCGTGGGACGTGGACAACGTGGACGACCTGCGCATCAAAATGTGCATCGAGATCAACGCCGACGACTTCAACGTGATCCACCACGAGCTGGGCCACAACTTTTACCAGCGTGCTTACAACCGGCAGCCGTTCCTGTTCCGCGCGGGCGCCAATGACGGCTTCCACGAAGCCGTGGGCGACACGATCGCGCTGTCGATCACGCCGGAGTATCTCGTGAAGATCGGGCTGCTGGACCGCGCTCCGGACGCGAGCAAGGATCTGGGGCTGCTGATGGCGCGCGCGCTGGACAAGGTCGCGTTCCTGCCCTTCGGGCTGCTGATCGACCAGTGGCGGTGGAAGGTGTTTTCGGGAGAGGTGAAGCCGGAGCAGTACAACCGCGCCTGGTGGGAGCTGCGGCGGAAGTATCAGGGCGTGGCTCCGGCGAGTGAACGGGGAGAAGAGTTCTTCGATGCGGGCGCCAAGTACCACGTGCCGGCCAACGTGCCCTACACGCGGTATTTCCTGGCGCACATTCTTCAGTTCCAGTTCCACAAGGCGCTGAGCGATGCGGCGGGCTGCACGGGTCCCGTCCACCGCTGCTCGATTTACGACAACAAAGAAGCCGGGCGACGGCTGAAAGAGATGCTTGAGATGGGCGCGAGCCGTCCGTGGCAGGAAGCGCTCGAGAAGGTCACCGGCACGCGGCAGATGGACGCGGGGGCGATCCGGGCTTACTTCAAGCCGCTGGAAGACTGGCTGACTGAACAGAACAAGGGCAAGCCGGTGGGCTGGTAG
- a CDS encoding sialidase — MRAAVLLLAAAPAFCQPPRGYSIPLIDLAQETARQRVVDREPGQYLGHPTTVLLEDGRTVLAVYPKGHGRGAIVLKRSPDGGRTWSERLPVPENWATSQETPTIHRVIDANGKKRLILFSGLYPIRMSVSEDDGVTWTPLEPIGDFGGVVAMASVERLRDGRSMALFHDDGRFLRKGGRPDRFIVYKTISQDGGLTWSQPQAILSHPQAHLCEPGLVRSPDGKRIAILLRENSRKFNSFVSFSDDEGETWSEPRELPGALTGDRHTAVYAKDGRLFISFRDTTLESATRGDWVAWVGRFDDIEQGREGQYRVRLMKNHKDFDCCYPGVLRLPDDTILTTTYGHWTPGEPPYIVSIRLKLAELDRKARALKR, encoded by the coding sequence ATGCGAGCCGCTGTTCTCCTGCTTGCCGCGGCGCCCGCGTTCTGTCAGCCGCCGCGCGGCTACTCGATTCCACTGATCGATCTCGCGCAGGAGACGGCGCGGCAGAGGGTGGTGGATCGCGAGCCGGGGCAGTATCTCGGCCATCCGACAACCGTGCTCCTGGAAGACGGACGGACGGTGCTGGCCGTGTATCCGAAAGGCCACGGGCGCGGCGCGATCGTGCTCAAACGGAGCCCTGATGGCGGCAGGACGTGGTCGGAACGGCTGCCGGTGCCGGAGAACTGGGCCACGTCGCAGGAGACGCCGACGATCCACCGCGTGATCGACGCCAACGGGAAGAAGCGGCTGATCCTGTTTTCGGGCCTTTATCCGATTCGGATGTCTGTCTCGGAAGACGACGGCGTGACGTGGACGCCGCTTGAACCGATCGGCGATTTCGGCGGCGTCGTGGCGATGGCAAGCGTGGAGCGGCTGCGCGACGGGCGCTCCATGGCGCTGTTCCACGACGACGGACGCTTCCTGCGCAAAGGCGGCAGGCCGGACCGGTTCATCGTCTACAAGACGATCTCGCAGGATGGCGGCTTGACCTGGAGCCAGCCGCAGGCGATCCTGTCGCACCCGCAGGCGCATCTGTGCGAACCGGGGCTGGTGCGTTCTCCGGACGGGAAGCGCATCGCCATCCTGCTGCGCGAGAACAGCCGGAAGTTCAACTCGTTCGTCTCGTTCTCTGATGACGAAGGCGAGACGTGGAGCGAGCCCCGCGAGCTGCCGGGCGCGCTGACCGGCGACCGCCACACTGCGGTGTATGCGAAAGACGGGCGGCTGTTCATCTCCTTCCGCGACACCACGCTGGAGAGCGCTACGCGAGGCGACTGGGTGGCGTGGGTTGGGCGGTTCGACGACATCGAGCAGGGAAGGGAAGGGCAGTACAGGGTGCGGCTGATGAAGAACCACAAGGACTTCGACTGCTGCTATCCGGGCGTGCTGCGGCTGCCGGACGACACGATTCTGACCACGACCTACGGCCACTGGACGCCCGGCGAGCCGCCCTACATCGTGAGCATCCGGCTGAAGCTGGCGGAGCTGGACCGCAAGGCGCGCGCGCTGAAACGCTGA
- a CDS encoding retaining alpha-galactosidase: MSSSVLRALSGFLLAVAAAAVCSAQQSYTLRSPDGRIEVRIRAAERLSYDVAVRGRTVMENSTASIRIDGVRLGMKLKVRDAKERSHDAVLEPQVKLKAAKIREQYNELRIEAEGGFTVTFRAYNEGAAYRLETSLPGERVRVFEEEASFRFPEDYQAIYPAEESFFSHNERTYARRRLSSIAPGTLGSLPVVVDAGGVKLALAEADIEDYPGLWFRGTGSRGLDATFPPYPRKESLRGDRDFRVAEAEDYIAETRGTRTYPWRLIAVAEKDGDLLTNPLAWLLQKPAQITDAGWIRPGKVAWDWWNALNVYGVDFRSGVNTATYKYFIDFAAKYGIEYIVLDEGWYRLGNVLDVVPEVNMQEILSYAAQKKVGVILWVVWKTLADQMQAALDQYAKWGVKGIKVDFMQRDDQKLVQFYHDLAREAAKRKMLVDYHGAQRPALMTRTWPNIISTEGVKGLEWSKWSAEIEPPHTVMLPFTRMFLGPMDFTPGAMRNAARGNFAPVFQAPMSSGTRCHQLAMYAIYESPLQMLSDSPSNYLREPEAMEFLGPVPSVWDETVVLDASIGEYVAVARRNGRQWYVGVMTNWTERELELKFDFLPQGEFAMTSYEDGVNAHRWGSDYRMKKGKVNRQTVLKVKLAPGGGWAARITP; the protein is encoded by the coding sequence ATGTCATCATCCGTCCTTCGTGCGTTGTCCGGTTTCCTGCTTGCCGTTGCCGCCGCCGCGGTCTGCTCCGCACAGCAGAGCTACACTCTGCGGTCGCCTGACGGGCGGATCGAAGTGCGGATCCGCGCCGCCGAGCGGCTCTCGTATGACGTCGCCGTGCGCGGCAGGACCGTGATGGAAAACTCGACCGCCTCCATCCGCATCGATGGCGTGCGGCTGGGCATGAAACTCAAGGTGCGGGACGCCAAAGAGCGCTCGCACGATGCGGTTCTGGAGCCGCAGGTGAAGCTGAAGGCGGCGAAGATCCGCGAACAGTACAACGAATTGCGAATCGAAGCGGAGGGGGGCTTCACTGTCACGTTCCGCGCCTACAACGAGGGGGCGGCTTACCGGCTGGAGACGTCGCTGCCCGGGGAGCGGGTGAGGGTTTTCGAAGAGGAGGCGTCGTTCCGGTTTCCGGAGGACTATCAGGCGATCTATCCAGCCGAGGAGAGCTTTTTCTCGCACAATGAGCGGACCTATGCCCGGCGCAGGCTGAGCTCGATCGCCCCCGGAACGCTCGGCTCGCTGCCGGTGGTCGTGGATGCCGGCGGAGTGAAGCTTGCGCTGGCGGAAGCCGACATTGAGGACTACCCGGGGCTGTGGTTCCGCGGCACCGGAAGCAGGGGGCTGGATGCAACGTTCCCCCCTTATCCGCGCAAGGAATCGCTGCGCGGCGACCGAGATTTCCGTGTCGCCGAGGCGGAAGACTACATCGCGGAAACGCGCGGCACGCGCACGTATCCGTGGCGGCTGATCGCGGTGGCGGAAAAAGACGGGGATCTGCTGACGAATCCGCTGGCATGGCTTCTGCAAAAGCCAGCGCAGATCACCGATGCAGGCTGGATCCGCCCCGGCAAGGTTGCATGGGACTGGTGGAATGCCCTGAACGTTTACGGCGTGGATTTCCGCTCCGGCGTGAACACTGCCACGTACAAATACTTCATCGACTTCGCGGCGAAGTACGGCATCGAGTACATCGTGCTGGATGAAGGCTGGTACAGGCTGGGCAACGTGCTCGACGTCGTGCCGGAAGTGAACATGCAGGAGATCCTGTCCTACGCGGCGCAGAAGAAGGTAGGCGTGATTCTCTGGGTGGTGTGGAAGACGCTGGCGGACCAGATGCAGGCGGCGCTCGACCAGTACGCAAAGTGGGGAGTGAAAGGCATCAAGGTCGATTTCATGCAGCGCGACGACCAGAAGCTGGTGCAGTTCTACCACGATCTGGCGCGCGAGGCGGCGAAGCGGAAGATGCTGGTGGACTATCACGGGGCGCAGCGGCCGGCGCTGATGACGCGGACGTGGCCCAACATCATCAGCACGGAAGGGGTGAAGGGGCTCGAATGGAGCAAGTGGAGCGCCGAGATCGAACCGCCGCACACGGTGATGCTGCCATTTACGAGGATGTTCCTGGGGCCCATGGATTTCACTCCCGGAGCGATGCGCAACGCCGCGCGGGGCAACTTCGCGCCGGTCTTCCAGGCGCCGATGTCCAGCGGCACGCGCTGCCATCAACTGGCGATGTACGCCATCTACGAAAGCCCGCTGCAGATGCTTTCCGACAGTCCGTCGAACTACCTGCGCGAGCCGGAAGCGATGGAATTTCTCGGGCCCGTGCCCTCCGTCTGGGACGAGACGGTGGTGCTGGACGCCAGCATCGGCGAGTATGTGGCCGTGGCGCGGCGGAACGGCAGGCAGTGGTACGTCGGCGTCATGACCAACTGGACGGAGCGCGAGCTGGAGCTGAAGTTCGATTTTCTGCCGCAGGGCGAATTCGCGATGACGTCCTACGAAGACGGCGTCAACGCGCACCGCTGGGGCAGCGACTACCGGATGAAGAAGGGCAAAGTGAACCGGCAGACCGTTTTGAAGGTGAAGCTTGCGCCCGGCGGCGGATGGGCGGCGCGAATCACTCCGTAA
- the pdxA2 gene encoding 4-hydroxythreonine-4-phosphate dehydrogenase 2: MIGVTMGDASGVGPEIVLKAWREGLVGSPFVVYGEMAALEHYNRLFAFDVPLRRVHEPGGAAPEALCVIDLELLRPEDVHPGELSAAAGRAAREAVVRAARAALEGAIDAVVTLPVNKQAIQMSDPGFTGHTELLGEVCGARDVTILLASERLMVTHVSTHCSLREAIERVTPDRVRRILELTCEAVLRLKPDAKIAVAGLNPHAGEGGAFGDEEIRVIAPAVERARALGWPVEGPLPPDTLFYLAVQRGRFDAVVCMYHDQGHIPLKLLDFEGGVNVTLGLPIIRTSVDHGTAFDIAGKGVASPKSFVAAFRMAEKLAAARRSA, from the coding sequence ATGATCGGCGTCACGATGGGCGATGCCAGCGGCGTCGGCCCGGAGATTGTGCTGAAAGCCTGGCGCGAGGGGCTCGTCGGTTCTCCGTTCGTCGTATACGGCGAGATGGCGGCGCTGGAGCACTACAACCGCCTGTTCGCGTTTGACGTGCCATTGAGGCGCGTGCACGAGCCGGGCGGCGCCGCCCCGGAGGCGCTGTGCGTGATCGATCTGGAACTGCTGCGCCCGGAGGACGTCCATCCGGGCGAGCTGAGCGCGGCTGCGGGGCGCGCGGCGCGGGAGGCTGTCGTGCGGGCGGCGCGGGCGGCTCTGGAAGGCGCAATCGATGCTGTCGTAACGCTGCCCGTCAACAAGCAGGCGATCCAGATGAGCGACCCAGGTTTCACCGGTCACACGGAGTTGCTTGGCGAGGTGTGCGGCGCGCGCGACGTCACCATTCTGCTGGCGAGCGAGCGGCTGATGGTGACGCACGTCAGCACGCACTGTTCGCTGCGCGAAGCGATCGAGCGCGTGACGCCGGATCGGGTGCGGCGGATTCTCGAACTGACCTGCGAGGCGGTGCTGCGGCTGAAGCCGGACGCGAAGATCGCCGTGGCAGGGCTGAACCCGCACGCGGGCGAAGGCGGCGCCTTCGGCGACGAGGAGATCCGCGTCATCGCGCCTGCGGTGGAGCGGGCGCGGGCGCTGGGCTGGCCGGTGGAAGGGCCGCTGCCGCCGGACACGCTGTTCTATCTGGCGGTGCAGCGCGGACGCTTCGACGCCGTGGTCTGCATGTACCACGACCAGGGCCACATTCCGCTGAAGCTGCTCGATTTCGAAGGCGGCGTCAATGTCACGCTGGGTCTGCCGATTATCCGGACGAGCGTGGATCACGGCACGGCGTTCGACATCGCCGGCAAGGGCGTGGCGTCGCCGAAGAGTTTCGTGGCGGCATTCCGGATGGCGGAGAAGCTGGCCGCGGCGCGGCGGAGCGCCTGA
- a CDS encoding membrane protein has product MQQSSTGRLQSLDIFRGFTIASMILVNNPGSSPAYAQLEHAEWHGWTFTDTVFPFFLWIVGVAMTLSTARRIERGQSRAELLRHAFQRAVILFLLGVFAGPFPNIDLATIRIPGVLQRIAVCYLIAFLIFLYTSVRGQILWLLGFNVLYLGLMLFYPTPGCGAGSWAMECNFARYVDSLFLSGHMWRHTKDWDPEGIVSTLPAISTVLFGVLAGHVLRHFQWHAARLQAFVFGGSALFAAAQVMSIWVPINKNLWTPPFAFLMAGLAMVAFAFWYWLAEVRGAGRWFRFFEIYGSNAILMFLLSGIFADVADATGFHRWWYENVCLGITSIQKNASVLYALTNVLVLWLVAYVLWRRKWFLKF; this is encoded by the coding sequence ATGCAGCAGTCTTCCACGGGCCGTCTCCAATCGCTCGACATCTTCCGCGGCTTCACCATCGCTTCGATGATCCTCGTCAACAACCCCGGCTCTTCGCCCGCCTACGCGCAGCTTGAGCACGCGGAGTGGCACGGCTGGACCTTCACGGACACCGTGTTCCCCTTCTTTCTCTGGATCGTCGGCGTGGCCATGACGCTCTCCACGGCGCGCCGCATCGAGCGCGGACAGTCGCGCGCGGAGCTCCTCCGCCACGCCTTCCAGCGCGCCGTCATCCTGTTCCTGCTCGGTGTCTTCGCCGGGCCGTTTCCGAACATCGACCTCGCCACCATCCGCATCCCCGGCGTCCTCCAGCGCATCGCCGTGTGCTACCTGATCGCGTTCCTGATCTTCCTTTACACGAGCGTTCGCGGGCAGATCCTCTGGCTGCTGGGCTTCAACGTTCTTTATCTGGGCCTGATGCTCTTCTACCCGACCCCCGGCTGCGGCGCAGGCTCCTGGGCGATGGAGTGCAACTTCGCCCGCTACGTCGACTCGCTCTTCCTGAGCGGCCATATGTGGCGGCACACGAAGGACTGGGATCCGGAGGGCATCGTCAGCACGCTGCCCGCCATCTCCACCGTGCTGTTCGGCGTGCTGGCCGGCCATGTGCTGCGGCATTTCCAGTGGCACGCGGCGCGCCTGCAGGCGTTTGTCTTCGGGGGCTCCGCGCTCTTCGCTGCGGCTCAGGTGATGTCGATCTGGGTTCCCATCAACAAGAATCTGTGGACCCCGCCGTTCGCCTTTCTCATGGCCGGGCTGGCCATGGTCGCCTTCGCCTTCTGGTACTGGCTGGCGGAAGTGCGCGGCGCGGGGCGGTGGTTCCGCTTCTTCGAGATCTATGGCTCCAACGCCATCCTGATGTTCCTGCTGTCGGGCATCTTCGCTGATGTCGCCGATGCCACAGGCTTCCATAGGTGGTGGTACGAGAACGTCTGCCTCGGCATCACTTCAATTCAGAAGAACGCCAGCGTGCTCTATGCCCTCACAAACGTGCTGGTCCTCTGGCTGGTGGCGTATGTGCTGTGGCGCCGGAAATGGTTCCTGAAGTTCTGA
- the pepN gene encoding aminopeptidase — protein sequence MSAADIHSYANPQESRVRHVELDLAVSFAERKLRGAATLELAPAGRRLVLDTRGLTIRRVNGRTDNFRLGPEDAILGAPLEIDLEPGERSLLIEYETSPEASGLQWLEPSQTAGRRHPFLYSQSQAIHARSWIPLQDSPAVRVTFSARIHAPVPLKALMAARRVKDGHFHMPLPVPPYLMALAVGDVEFRALGPRTGVWAEPAVLDAAAWEFADVEKMVEAAERLYGRYRWGRYDLLVLPPSFPFGGMENPCLTFATPTVIAGDRSLVALISHELAHSWSGNLVTNATWNDFWLNEGFTTYIERRIQEALYGRARSEMEMAVEVGELEEELRRLPEADQKLVLDLKGRDPDDGMTQVPYVKGALMLRSLEEKHGRERWDAWLRGYFERFAFQSITTDDFLAELRRGFPGEDVSEWLHQAGLPKSAPRPRYEFGAEPRKDWATQEWLHWLRSMPGKLAPARMAELDRQWGFTKTGNSEIAAQWLLMAVRSGYQPAFDRLERFLIEVGRRKFVKPLYAELAKTPEGMKLARRIYEKARPGYHPITRATVDALLK from the coding sequence GTGAGCGCAGCAGACATTCACTCTTACGCGAATCCGCAGGAATCGCGCGTGCGGCACGTCGAGCTGGATCTGGCCGTGTCGTTTGCGGAACGCAAACTGCGCGGCGCGGCGACGCTCGAGCTGGCGCCTGCCGGGCGCAGGCTGGTTCTGGACACGCGCGGCCTGACGATCCGGCGCGTGAACGGGCGCACGGACAATTTCCGGCTCGGGCCGGAAGACGCGATTCTGGGCGCGCCGCTCGAGATTGATCTCGAGCCGGGCGAACGCAGCCTGCTGATCGAGTACGAGACTTCTCCCGAGGCCAGCGGGCTGCAGTGGCTGGAGCCGTCACAGACCGCCGGAAGGCGACACCCGTTCCTGTACTCGCAGTCGCAGGCGATCCATGCGAGGAGCTGGATTCCGCTGCAAGATTCGCCAGCCGTGCGCGTGACGTTTTCCGCGCGCATCCACGCGCCGGTGCCACTGAAGGCGCTGATGGCGGCGCGGCGCGTGAAGGACGGGCACTTCCACATGCCCCTGCCCGTGCCTCCGTACCTGATGGCGCTGGCCGTGGGGGACGTGGAGTTCCGCGCGCTCGGACCGCGCACGGGCGTGTGGGCGGAACCGGCTGTGCTCGATGCGGCGGCCTGGGAGTTCGCCGATGTCGAGAAGATGGTCGAGGCCGCAGAGCGGCTGTACGGGCGATACCGCTGGGGGCGCTACGATCTGCTGGTGCTGCCGCCTTCGTTTCCGTTCGGCGGCATGGAGAATCCGTGCCTGACGTTTGCGACGCCCACGGTGATCGCGGGCGACAGAAGCCTGGTGGCGCTGATTTCCCATGAACTGGCGCACTCGTGGTCGGGGAATCTCGTGACGAACGCCACATGGAACGATTTCTGGCTGAACGAGGGATTCACGACCTATATTGAGAGGCGCATCCAGGAAGCGCTGTACGGCCGCGCGCGCAGCGAGATGGAGATGGCCGTCGAAGTGGGCGAACTGGAGGAAGAGCTGCGGCGCCTGCCGGAGGCGGACCAGAAACTGGTGCTCGATTTGAAGGGCCGCGATCCGGATGACGGCATGACGCAGGTTCCGTATGTGAAGGGCGCGCTGATGCTGCGGTCTCTGGAGGAGAAGCACGGGCGCGAGCGGTGGGACGCGTGGTTGAGGGGGTATTTCGAGCGGTTCGCTTTTCAGTCCATCACGACGGACGATTTCCTCGCCGAGCTCCGGCGCGGTTTCCCGGGTGAAGACGTCAGCGAATGGCTGCATCAGGCCGGACTTCCAAAGAGCGCGCCGCGTCCGCGATACGAATTCGGCGCGGAACCGCGGAAGGATTGGGCGACGCAGGAGTGGCTGCACTGGCTGCGCTCGATGCCCGGGAAGCTGGCGCCGGCGCGGATGGCGGAACTCGACCGGCAGTGGGGTTTTACGAAGACCGGCAACAGCGAGATTGCGGCGCAGTGGCTGCTGATGGCCGTGCGCAGCGGATATCAGCCGGCGTTTGACAGGCTGGAGCGGTTCCTGATTGAAGTAGGACGGCGGAAGTTCGTCAAGCCGCTGTACGCGGAGCTGGCGAAGACGCCGGAGGGCATGAAGCTCGCGCGGCGGATCTATGAAAAAGCGCGTCCAGGGTATCACCCGATCACGCGGGCGACCGTGGACGCGCTGCTGAAGTAG